One segment of Acidianus sp. HS-5 DNA contains the following:
- a CDS encoding hydantoinase/oxoprolinase family protein: MIVAVDVGGTFTDIVGIEGDKITVYKGLTTPKSPEIGVYEGLKKGNFHPEEIIHATTIATNAILGQVNLELPEVALLTTKEFKDVIEIGRQNRPELYNPFFDKPLPLVPRDKRFEVDERTDAEGGIIKMVNEEEVERLIKSIKANAIAISFLHSYINPENEKVTANIARKYFQYVSVSHEIAPEPREYERTSTTVLNATLMPIVSRYLEALESMLKEFGSPSIYIMASSGGLIDKEEASRRPVQIIESGPAAGVVGVVYFSEILGIKNAISFDMGGTTAKAGTVVDHKVEITTEYEVGGKAHHGRIIKGSGYPVRFPFVDLSEVSAGGGTIIWKDNAGGLRVGPISAGADPGPISYARGGKDPTLTDANVALGRVESLLSGEMKLDKEGAIKGLSKLGDYVEVANEAIKLANLEMGRAIRLVTVERGLDPGDFTLFAYGGAGPQYAIDLAEEMGISTVIIPPYPGLFSALGMLFADKKYEARKSYPKDLEKDFEELESRVKGKYYLRYADVRYEGQGWEITIPVKDVKKIKEDFEAVHEKIYGFTLDKDIEIVTIRVFGIIPSNKVSLPKPKTEGKPSVKYRKVYFDDWIETPIYRREELQVNYEIEGPAIIEEYSSTTVIKSGWKAVVDNEGFIRCEK, from the coding sequence GTGATAGTTGCTGTTGATGTAGGAGGAACTTTTACAGATATTGTAGGAATAGAAGGAGATAAAATTACAGTTTACAAGGGATTAACTACACCAAAATCTCCAGAGATAGGAGTATATGAAGGGCTAAAGAAGGGGAACTTTCACCCAGAGGAAATAATACATGCAACAACTATTGCAACAAATGCAATATTAGGTCAAGTTAACTTGGAACTTCCAGAAGTTGCCCTATTAACAACTAAGGAGTTCAAAGACGTAATAGAAATAGGTAGGCAAAACAGACCAGAACTTTATAACCCATTCTTCGACAAACCTCTACCTCTGGTTCCTAGAGATAAAAGGTTTGAAGTAGATGAGAGGACTGACGCTGAAGGGGGGATAATAAAAATGGTTAATGAGGAGGAAGTCGAAAGACTAATAAAATCGATAAAGGCTAATGCGATAGCTATTTCCTTCCTTCACTCCTATATTAACCCAGAAAACGAGAAGGTTACCGCTAACATTGCAAGGAAATACTTTCAATACGTTTCTGTATCACACGAAATTGCCCCAGAACCTAGGGAATACGAGAGAACTTCAACTACTGTGCTTAACGCAACACTAATGCCTATAGTAAGTAGGTATTTAGAGGCACTGGAGTCTATGCTAAAGGAATTTGGTAGCCCATCAATTTACATCATGGCTAGCTCTGGTGGGTTAATAGATAAGGAAGAAGCTTCCAGAAGGCCGGTACAAATTATAGAATCCGGTCCTGCCGCAGGAGTTGTTGGAGTTGTATATTTTTCAGAGATACTGGGAATAAAGAACGCAATAAGCTTCGACATGGGAGGGACTACAGCAAAAGCAGGAACTGTTGTAGACCACAAAGTGGAAATAACTACTGAATATGAAGTTGGAGGAAAAGCCCATCACGGTAGGATAATTAAAGGTTCGGGATATCCGGTAAGGTTTCCCTTTGTAGATTTAAGTGAAGTTTCTGCTGGTGGAGGAACAATAATTTGGAAAGACAATGCAGGAGGATTAAGAGTAGGGCCTATAAGTGCTGGAGCAGACCCAGGACCAATAAGCTATGCTAGAGGAGGAAAGGACCCTACACTGACTGACGCAAACGTTGCTTTAGGTAGAGTTGAATCATTACTTTCTGGAGAAATGAAACTTGATAAGGAAGGAGCAATAAAGGGTTTAAGCAAACTTGGAGATTACGTTGAAGTCGCTAATGAAGCTATAAAGCTAGCAAACTTGGAGATGGGAAGGGCTATAAGGCTCGTAACTGTTGAAAGAGGTCTTGACCCCGGAGATTTTACATTATTTGCATACGGTGGTGCAGGACCTCAATACGCTATCGATTTAGCTGAGGAAATGGGAATTTCCACAGTTATTATCCCTCCTTACCCTGGCCTTTTTTCAGCTCTAGGAATGCTATTTGCTGATAAAAAGTATGAAGCTAGAAAGTCTTATCCTAAAGATCTTGAGAAGGACTTTGAGGAGCTAGAATCTAGGGTTAAGGGAAAATACTACTTGAGGTATGCTGACGTAAGGTATGAAGGACAAGGGTGGGAAATTACAATTCCAGTGAAAGACGTTAAGAAAATAAAGGAGGATTTTGAGGCAGTTCATGAGAAAATTTATGGTTTTACTTTAGATAAGGATATAGAAATTGTAACAATTAGAGTTTTTGGAATAATTCCTTCTAATAAAGTATCCCTACCAAAGCCCAAAACTGAGGGAAAGCCTAGCGTGAAGTACAGAAAAGTGTACTTTGACGATTGGATAGAAACTCCTATTTATAGAAGAGAAGAGCTTCAAGTTAATTATGAAATAGAAGGACCTGCAATTATTGAAGAATATAGCTCTACGACAGTAATAAAATCA
- a CDS encoding 5-formyltetrahydrofolate cyclo-ligase has protein sequence MDKEEIRQKIWKLMEETNVASFPRPVFGRIPNFKGADKAAELLSTLPEFKRAEVVKVNPDSPQRKVRELVLSEGKKLLVPTPRLKGEFFLLYNVNPKQASTISGFTKLGKRISYKEIPPVDLIVVGSVAVTRKGDRVGKGEGYSELEYAILRELGKVNEKTPVTTTVHSIQIVDEIPSQPFDVPVDIIVTEKEIIRTNPTREKPKGIYMEYLTKEKIEDTPYLKYYLIETGRIKQ, from the coding sequence ATGGACAAGGAAGAAATAAGGCAGAAGATTTGGAAGCTAATGGAGGAGACAAATGTTGCGTCATTCCCAAGACCCGTTTTCGGTAGGATCCCTAATTTTAAAGGTGCCGACAAGGCTGCAGAATTGCTTTCAACTCTTCCTGAATTTAAGAGGGCAGAAGTTGTTAAAGTGAATCCAGACTCCCCTCAAAGGAAGGTAAGAGAGCTTGTACTGTCGGAGGGTAAAAAGTTGTTAGTTCCGACGCCAAGGCTTAAGGGGGAATTCTTTCTACTTTATAATGTTAATCCTAAGCAAGCCTCTACAATATCAGGTTTTACTAAGCTTGGTAAAAGGATAAGTTATAAGGAAATACCTCCTGTGGATTTAATAGTTGTAGGTTCTGTAGCAGTAACCAGGAAAGGGGATAGAGTAGGTAAAGGAGAAGGTTACAGCGAGCTTGAATATGCAATTTTGAGGGAGTTAGGTAAAGTGAACGAGAAGACTCCCGTAACTACTACTGTGCATTCTATACAGATAGTTGATGAAATTCCTTCTCAACCTTTTGACGTCCCAGTGGATATCATAGTTACTGAAAAGGAGATCATAAGGACTAATCCTACTAGGGAGAAGCCTAAAGGAATTTACATGGAATATTTAACCAAGGAGAAAATTGAGGATACCCCTTATCTAAAATACTATTTAATTGAAACGGGAAGGATAAAGCAGTGA